A window of Chrysoperla carnea chromosome 3, inChrCarn1.1, whole genome shotgun sequence genomic DNA:
ATGTACACATTGTAAGTGCATATGAACTCTGTCATACTCATGAATGTAGGAGCCCAAATTTATAATCAACAGCCTGTATGATAATATATATTACTCTAATAAGTGAAGCTCACTCATTGACTGACTGACtcatttctacaaattttaaagGACTTCgagacatgctagaaagatgtaGTTTTTGGCATTCGACGCGGAATTGCTTGAAATCTACGGGAAacttatataatttatgaaataatacaagcactgatatACAATACTGTCtgtacaggatatttcaacaattaactcagtcaattgtttagtttcagttgtttttttatttgtttaaaaactttcacGTTCGCTTTCCTTTTAAAACTCGCACTCTTAGACACATGCATAGTTTTACTTAGGGTAAATCTACCTCTATATATACCTTTTAATACCATGTTATCGGAAACAACCCATGCTTCATACTCCAGTCAAATTGTTTTAGCGAAGAAtagtattcattttaaaatgttaagtcggttgttttttactttaaaaagttttattttatataatatttttcatttgacaaCTTTCATAATTTCTCATTTTTGTCATTGTCACAATGACCATAACTGACCATCGTTAAAGTaacttttcaaaacttttataaaaattttagttttcttttcatatttcacttatcatatttattttattaaatttaaaaaaaaaaaaaactgaataaatatcttgggaaaatattataatattcataaagtaTTAACTGGAAATGTGTAGACCGCCGCACCGCACTGGAGAAGTAGAGAATGCGCTGCAGATCGAATTCACAATTTCTGCTCATGATTAAACAAAGCACGTGTACAATTCagaatttgtatttgtaatgtataaaaaattccattcattaACAAGTTGTTGTTTTGGTAGGATATATTAAACAccataaaatcgaaaattacttaaatatttaaattaaaaatggcaaatttagaagaaaaattaaataaatttgcacttgaattatttaaaattgaagtattaAAGTTTGGTGACTTTAAAATGAAAGTAGGCATTAATTCACCTGTTTATTTTGATCTAAGGTCAATTATTAGCCATCCAAAACTTCTGGTAGGTGTAATCATAATTTAAACCGCTTCGTGTTTAaccttatttaataaatacattcattttatttaggaTACATTAGCTGATTTACTTTGTGAATTTagtaaagatttaaaatatgatCAATTATGTGGAGTGCCATATACAGCTTTACCTATTGCCACGCTCATGTCAACTAAAATCGAAAAACCTATGTTAGTTCGAAGAAAAGAGCAAAAAGCTtatggaacaaaaaaattaattgaaggtCGTTTTAATGAAGGAGAACGTTGTTTAATTGTTGAAGATGTGGTGACTTCGGGTAGTAGTATTCTTGAAACTGTTCGAGATTTAAGAAAAGAAGGTTTGAatgtatgttaaaataatttcaataattattttttaaataatatatcgtATTATTAATATGCCTAATTATGTTCTTTAttgattgcaaattttttttcttttggatagtatctaaataattaatgcggctgataattatataaataggtatttcgactaccaagtagtcatcatcagtatgcaTTAGCTAATCGTAgctactcttattgtgtatgttactcgttgccaATTTAGCGACAGTCTGCACTCCGgggaaaaaatggaaatttaataGGACAGactgttaatattaattaattttattggattCAAAAAAGTAATCGGTTAGctgaaaaaatagtaaatgttcataaaaaaataaaaacagtaaatgtTCATAAGAAATTCTAATGATCAAGATGTGATTTTGACAAAACTATATTGATTTCCCATTTCCATAGTCTTTAAAGCAGAGTGACTAAAAAATAAGGTTTTCAGCTAGGaccatcaaaattgattcacttgtttattttttcggtTCACAAAATTGAGAATTCCACAaagtcaataataattaaagaaaacggTGAACAAGGACAACGAAGCTGGTTATTGGCATACTgattaattactttattatgaatttattgatcTACCTACATAAAACCTAAGAACTGTCTGttttaaagtatatataaaaatcgtaTTATCTCCCGATTTGTAACGAAGAATCAAtaattgataaagaaaattcagaatttgattgaaattatggctcattatttaataataatacgtaaaaaaatttaagtgaatatcttttatagtttagaCACTGGATGGAAGAAGAACTTGGGATGTCAGTCATttcctttgtttttttaacgaaCAAATTAATCTAAAACTATCAATTATATGGAACACTAACCGTaggaaaaaatctttttatttaccaaattcAACATCAAAGACCATTATTTACCTTATTGATAGACcactttaaatagaaaataccctccaatacaaaaattattttacttttgtgatttttaattgcttgtttatttaaatttttaggtaaCAGAAGCCATTGTAGTTTTGGATCGACAACAAGGCGGTGCTGAAAATTTACAAGAAGATGGTGTACAAATGCATTCCTTATTCAcgataaaatcattattaaaaattttattacaacataAGTGTATTGATCAAGCTACAGTTGACAAAGTAGatgtgtatattaaaaattcgcAGATACGAGCTAACGGCGAAATGAAAAATGGAGTAGAGAAACCAAAAAATCGCTTACATTTAAGTTTTACTGATCGATCAAAATTTGCTCGAAATGCAATTACAAAGaaactttttgaattaatggaatcaaaagaaacaaatttatgtGTAGCAGTTGATGTAACCGATTCGACAAAGCTACTAGATATCGCTGAAAATATTGGACCACatatttgcatattaaaaacacatattgacattttatcaaattttaatgtcaAACTGATCCAACAGCTAAGAGCTATTGCAAAAAAACATAACTTTCTTATATTTGAAGATCGAAAATTTGCTGATATTGGAAATACTGTGAAACTACAATACACCGAAggtgtttataatattatttcatggGCTGATATTGTAACAGTTCATGCATTGCCAGGACCTGGAATTATGGAGGCTATTAA
This region includes:
- the LOC123295156 gene encoding uridine 5'-monophosphate synthase; the protein is MANLEEKLNKFALELFKIEVLKFGDFKMKVGINSPVYFDLRSIISHPKLLDTLADLLCEFSKDLKYDQLCGVPYTALPIATLMSTKIEKPMLVRRKEQKAYGTKKLIEGRFNEGERCLIVEDVVTSGSSILETVRDLRKEGLNVTEAIVVLDRQQGGAENLQEDGVQMHSLFTIKSLLKILLQHKCIDQATVDKVDVYIKNSQIRANGEMKNGVEKPKNRLHLSFTDRSKFARNAITKKLFELMESKETNLCVAVDVTDSTKLLDIAENIGPHICILKTHIDILSNFNVKLIQQLRAIAKKHNFLIFEDRKFADIGNTVKLQYTEGVYNIISWADIVTVHALPGPGIMEAIKQAIESSENGAERGVFVLAEMSSANNLITNAYSQEALRIADQYKDITCGIICQSKELVSNPGVIQLTPGVQLNNKSDDLGQQYNSPEAVIYEKGADIAIVGRAIITAENIKNTAEEYRKCLWAAYKKRLVAG